A stretch of the Nitratifractor salsuginis DSM 16511 genome encodes the following:
- the thrC gene encoding threonine synthase has protein sequence MQFIETRGNDGKNPAAVPFSEAILNPRASYGGLYVPESLPDMSIGFLSEYLQSDYKTLAFALLKAFEIDIDDELLHKALERYDRFDDPNNPVPVVGIEEDLYVSELYHGPTRAFKDMALQPFGVILSTLAKRRNERYLIMAATSGDTGPATLETFKNRENIKVTCLYPEGGTSDVQRLQMVTEDAPNLKVIGVKGNFDDTQHALKELLSSETFREELRKRDLKLSAANSVNFGRIIFQIIYHIHSYLELVRQNVITLGEEIYLVVPSGNFGNALGAYYAKKAGLPVRKILIASNANNILTDWIRKGEYDLRGRCLIQTESPAMDILISSNVERVLYDKFGPERTRELMEALSKEGHYSLTPEELKSLQEDFDATFSSDEEGEKIIARYAERGYLMDPHTATCLKAYRELRREPLATVIYSTAEWTKFSRTVARAIGIAAETDKEALDAVSRKLGVLIPKVISELFNKPIVHTTVVEKEEIMQEMLSFL, from the coding sequence ATGCAATTTATCGAAACCCGGGGGAATGACGGCAAGAACCCCGCAGCCGTCCCCTTTTCCGAGGCGATCCTCAATCCCCGCGCCAGTTACGGCGGGCTCTATGTGCCCGAATCGCTGCCGGATATGAGCATCGGCTTCCTCTCCGAATATCTCCAGAGCGACTACAAAACCCTCGCGTTTGCTTTGCTCAAAGCCTTCGAGATCGATATCGACGACGAACTGCTCCACAAAGCTTTGGAGCGTTACGACCGTTTCGACGATCCTAATAACCCGGTCCCCGTGGTCGGCATCGAAGAGGATCTCTATGTCAGCGAACTCTATCACGGCCCCACCCGGGCCTTCAAGGATATGGCATTGCAACCCTTTGGTGTGATCCTGAGCACGCTGGCGAAGCGCCGGAATGAGCGCTATCTCATCATGGCTGCCACCAGCGGGGATACCGGCCCGGCGACGCTGGAAACCTTCAAAAACCGGGAGAACATCAAAGTGACTTGCCTCTATCCCGAGGGGGGGACCAGCGATGTCCAGCGGCTGCAGATGGTCACCGAGGATGCTCCCAATCTCAAAGTGATCGGGGTCAAAGGGAATTTCGACGATACTCAGCACGCGCTCAAAGAGCTTCTCTCCTCCGAGACCTTCCGCGAAGAGCTGCGCAAGCGGGATTTGAAACTCTCGGCGGCCAACTCCGTCAACTTCGGCCGGATCATTTTCCAGATCATTTACCATATCCACAGCTATCTGGAGCTCGTGCGTCAAAACGTCATCACCCTGGGCGAAGAGATTTACCTCGTGGTCCCCAGCGGAAATTTTGGAAACGCCCTGGGTGCCTACTATGCCAAGAAAGCCGGCTTGCCCGTCCGCAAAATCCTGATCGCTTCCAACGCCAACAATATCCTCACCGACTGGATCCGCAAAGGGGAGTATGACTTGCGGGGACGCTGTCTGATCCAGACCGAATCTCCCGCTATGGACATCCTCATCAGCTCCAACGTCGAGCGGGTGCTCTACGACAAATTCGGCCCCGAACGGACCCGGGAATTGATGGAAGCTCTGAGCAAAGAGGGGCACTACAGCCTGACACCCGAGGAGCTCAAGAGTCTGCAGGAAGATTTCGACGCGACCTTCAGCAGCGACGAAGAGGGGGAGAAGATCATCGCCCGCTATGCCGAGCGGGGCTACCTGATGGATCCCCATACCGCTACCTGCCTCAAAGCCTATCGGGAATTGCGCCGTGAGCCGCTGGCGACGGTGATCTATTCGACGGCGGAGTGGACCAAGTTCAGCCGGACCGTCGCCCGGGCCATCGGGATCGCGGCGGAAACGGACAAAGAGGCGCTCGATGCCGTCAGCCGTAAGCTCGGGGTTCTTATCCCCAAGGTCATCTCCGAACTTTTCAACAAACCGATCGTTCATACCACGGTGGTTGAAAAAGAGGAGATCATGCAGGAAATGCTCTCCTTTCTATGA
- the argB gene encoding acetylglutamate kinase, whose protein sequence is MQHKIEIVQTLLEALPYIKKFRDEIIVIKYGGSAQESEELKAKFAQDIVLLHTVGMRPVVVHGGGKNITRLLSDLGVDTRFIDGQRVTTREVMRVAEMVLSGEINKEIVALLNSQGARAVGISGKDANFLEAIPKDSENFGYTGVIEQINTEIVDNILDDGFVPVIAPIAGSQTLGHPGFNINADLAASRIAVALGARKILFLTDTPGVLDGEGKLIPTLTIDQTRRLKEEEVIRGGMIPKVDACIDALRGGVKKAHIIDGRVEHSLLLEILTSSGIGTCIEL, encoded by the coding sequence ATGCAGCACAAGATTGAGATTGTCCAGACCCTGCTGGAGGCCCTCCCCTATATCAAAAAGTTCCGGGATGAGATCATCGTCATCAAATACGGCGGATCGGCCCAGGAGAGCGAAGAGCTCAAAGCGAAATTCGCCCAGGATATCGTCCTGCTCCACACGGTGGGGATGCGTCCCGTGGTGGTCCACGGTGGAGGCAAGAACATCACCCGATTGCTGTCGGACCTGGGGGTGGATACCCGCTTCATCGACGGGCAGCGGGTCACGACCCGGGAAGTGATGCGCGTCGCGGAGATGGTGCTCAGCGGCGAGATCAACAAAGAGATCGTCGCCCTGCTCAACTCCCAGGGGGCCCGAGCCGTGGGGATATCCGGGAAAGATGCCAACTTCCTCGAGGCGATCCCGAAAGACAGTGAGAATTTCGGCTATACCGGCGTGATCGAACAGATCAATACGGAGATCGTCGACAACATTCTCGACGACGGTTTTGTGCCGGTCATCGCCCCCATCGCGGGGAGCCAGACCCTGGGACACCCCGGCTTCAATATCAACGCCGATCTCGCCGCGAGTCGGATCGCCGTCGCCCTGGGAGCGAGGAAGATCCTCTTTCTGACCGATACGCCGGGTGTCCTGGATGGGGAAGGGAAGCTGATCCCCACCCTCACCATCGACCAGACCCGCCGGCTCAAGGAGGAGGAGGTGATCCGCGGCGGCATGATCCCCAAGGTGGACGCCTGCATCGATGCGTTGCGCGGCGGGGTCAAAAAGGCCCATATTATCGACGGCCGCGTCGAACACTCCCTCCTACTGGAGATCCTGACTAGCAGCGGGATCGGGACCTGCATCGAGCTCTAG
- a CDS encoding tetraacyldisaccharide 4'-kinase → MQEGRGIEAFAERLFYRSGLPERILSTLLSPLGWGYGSVMWLRRHLARRRSFGLPIISVGNLVVGGSGKTPFVIALASRYENVWIVSRGYGRQSRGMVQVSRRGEILCPVEASGDEAMEMALALPEASVLVSKNRSEGIRRAVEEGAELVILDDGFNRVEIEKFEILLEPEVLPNCRVLPAGPFREFPSTAAKADLQLKEGREYRRRVRILDPAPRMLLATSIARPERLKPWLPEEVVGHYRLPDHHWFDEKALAEALRRHRADSLLVTGKDAVKMQGFQLPLSVMELQLEIDSSVFEAVECYLKEFHAAQD, encoded by the coding sequence ATGCAGGAGGGTAGGGGGATCGAAGCGTTCGCCGAGAGGCTTTTTTACCGCTCGGGCCTTCCTGAACGAATACTCTCAACCCTCTTGAGCCCTCTGGGATGGGGGTACGGGAGTGTGATGTGGCTGCGCCGGCACCTGGCTCGGCGCCGTAGTTTCGGTCTCCCCATCATCAGTGTCGGCAATCTGGTCGTCGGCGGAAGCGGCAAAACCCCCTTTGTCATCGCCCTGGCTTCCCGTTATGAAAATGTCTGGATCGTCTCCCGGGGTTATGGCCGCCAAAGCAGGGGGATGGTGCAGGTAAGCAGGCGGGGAGAGATCCTCTGTCCCGTCGAAGCCTCCGGTGACGAGGCGATGGAGATGGCCCTGGCGCTTCCCGAAGCCTCGGTCCTGGTTTCAAAGAACCGCTCTGAGGGGATCCGCCGCGCTGTGGAAGAGGGGGCAGAGCTGGTGATCCTGGATGACGGATTCAACCGCGTAGAGATCGAAAAGTTCGAAATCCTTCTGGAGCCCGAAGTGCTCCCCAACTGCCGGGTGCTTCCCGCCGGCCCCTTTCGGGAATTTCCTTCCACTGCGGCCAAGGCCGATCTGCAGCTTAAAGAGGGGCGGGAGTATCGCCGCCGCGTCCGCATCCTCGATCCCGCTCCCCGAATGCTCCTGGCCACCTCCATCGCCCGCCCGGAACGGCTGAAGCCCTGGCTCCCCGAAGAAGTCGTCGGGCACTACCGCCTTCCCGATCATCACTGGTTCGACGAAAAGGCCCTGGCCGAAGCACTCCGTCGCCACCGGGCCGATTCTTTGCTGGTGACGGGCAAAGATGCGGTCAAGATGCAGGGCTTTCAGCTCCCGCTATCGGTGATGGAGCTACAATTAGAGATCGATTCTTCCGTCTTCGAGGCGGTGGAGTGCTATCTGAAGGAGTTTCATGCAGCACAAGATTGA
- a CDS encoding LysM peptidoglycan-binding domain-containing protein, producing MKRFSPGSWLKALLLLGLGTGSAVALDRFPTPGCDEPENLTLLHRCNPYAVKLIYVSTEQILPAGKKKRSFVRKLEPVPGPSYRRRLTLQQLVDRYIHYEERIQALRHRPRLNPPSPSFSKPIERPTPPETVQKEEHNATKPAPTLAETLGERNVTAMLIKPASRSIEEKLLKVNQTQATLSAPREKLPETIVHRVQAGESLIGLARRYKTSSYDLRRWNGLKRDHLLRVGEKLTIHPGVKSTPEEIREGLLRETYGYYRVKKGDTLLKLARRFGVKSAEIRRLNDLPPSAHLRVGQKLMLPLTPKKIKAVLEREKGYTFKYTGDHRFKHRMRVVATAYTSHRNQTDSTPFLAAWNNRIRPGMKIIAVSPDLIRKYGITNGTKVKISGLRGIYTVRDKMNPRLHNHIDIYMGTDRRRALRWGRRRVILYW from the coding sequence ATGAAACGTTTTTCGCCGGGTTCCTGGCTGAAAGCTCTTTTGCTTCTCGGATTGGGAACGGGGTCGGCTGTGGCGCTGGACCGGTTTCCCACTCCGGGCTGTGACGAACCGGAGAATCTGACTCTTTTGCATCGCTGCAACCCCTATGCCGTCAAACTGATTTATGTCTCAACGGAGCAGATCCTCCCCGCCGGGAAAAAGAAGCGTAGCTTCGTCCGAAAGCTCGAACCGGTTCCCGGCCCCTCTTATCGAAGGCGCCTGACCCTGCAGCAGCTGGTCGACCGCTACATCCATTACGAAGAGCGGATTCAAGCGCTTCGACACAGACCCCGTCTGAATCCCCCTTCGCCGTCATTTTCCAAACCCATCGAACGTCCCACGCCTCCCGAGACAGTGCAAAAAGAGGAACACAATGCCACGAAGCCGGCTCCGACTCTCGCAGAGACCCTTGGAGAACGCAATGTGACAGCGATGTTGATAAAACCGGCTTCCCGATCCATCGAGGAGAAATTGCTCAAAGTCAATCAAACACAGGCGACGTTGAGCGCGCCCAGGGAGAAGCTCCCCGAGACGATCGTGCACCGGGTGCAAGCGGGGGAGAGCCTGATCGGTTTGGCCCGCCGTTACAAGACCAGTAGCTACGATCTTCGCCGTTGGAATGGATTGAAACGGGATCACCTGCTCCGTGTGGGTGAGAAATTGACGATCCATCCGGGGGTCAAGAGTACCCCCGAAGAGATCCGTGAAGGTTTGCTCCGGGAGACTTATGGATATTACCGGGTAAAAAAAGGTGATACTCTTTTGAAACTGGCGCGGCGTTTCGGGGTCAAGTCCGCAGAGATACGCCGGCTCAACGACTTGCCCCCTTCCGCCCATTTGAGGGTCGGTCAGAAGCTGATGCTTCCTTTGACGCCCAAAAAGATCAAGGCTGTTTTGGAAAGAGAGAAGGGCTATACCTTCAAATATACCGGGGATCATCGTTTCAAGCATCGGATGCGGGTGGTGGCGACCGCCTACACTTCCCATCGGAACCAGACCGACAGCACACCCTTTCTGGCGGCGTGGAACAATCGGATCCGCCCCGGGATGAAGATCATCGCCGTCAGTCCCGATTTGATCCGAAAATACGGCATCACCAACGGCACGAAGGTCAAAATCTCCGGCCTGAGGGGGATCTATACTGTCCGGGACAAAATGAACCCCCGCCTGCACAATCATATCGATATCTATATGGGAACCGACCGACGCCGGGCTTTGCGATGGGGGAGGCGGAGAGTCATTCTCTACTGGTAG